Proteins from a genomic interval of Macrobrachium nipponense isolate FS-2020 chromosome 33, ASM1510439v2, whole genome shotgun sequence:
- the LOC135202866 gene encoding troponin T, skeletal muscle-like, with protein MLFGSPLLFGSANVGYILGKNLVVCLLGGLLAYVVGQYFAELSSFAQEKELLLKELEEAYLMNLSLLDEIETSSDNEELLVERNEDLDKDLAEEQFRVEELLKIIDEDQTRLSKAENNNEELISENLFLRKKNGKFQDVIVQRNKEVDKLEEQLKLKGTECAKNGKVIRELRNEIVDNEVYCGVLEEKVKIQEEEGEKTKQLVSDLKENLQEFQDEVSFLRARNCDLQSRLERMAHENLGLERKVQILQDGNQHLQKDLALKESQIVASMEALHDERRKNEILAEELLVMKKWIAELAGEKEKINDSLVEKDCDISSLVEDMEIEREKNRLLAEELQVLRNWIAELAGEKEKLKERLAEKEMEANAVEKVAELLETTKEKVIARESTLKQVRERLGEAEENEEIKRSSPEENEEEDDSDKVNEVESEVTQNSGGYSQEADEKGELELENVNQEDVEVKEDNKEERVEVEECPQTNNEENNKVNTKKTRNKKRRNKKKRKPPGEEDSSRLCVVQSMVLQTHNENLHSIMLPAEFQELLQKNEKGLAFVKCKNKVVLNFMHHDKAHVRAVLSRCSKSTAEEVLVDLQKLLLRILK; from the coding sequence ATGTTGTTTGGATCCCCGTTGTTGTTTGGATCCGCCAACGTAGGATATATTCTAGGAAAAAATCTGGTAGTTTGTCTTCTCGGAGGGTTACTTGCTTATGTAGTTGGACAATACTTCGCCGAACTATCATCTTTCGCCCAAGAGAAGGAGTTACTACTGAAGGAGTTAGAAGAAGCCTACCTGATGAACCTAAGTCTTCTCGACGAAATTGAGACCAGTAGTGATAATGAAGAACTGCTAGTCGAAAGGAATGAAGATCTGGACAAGGATTTAGCAGAGGAACAGTTTCGCGTCGAAGAGCTTCTCAAAATTATTGATGAAGATCAAACGAGGCTGAGCAAAGCCGAGAACAATAACGAGGAGCTGATTTCTGAGAATCTGTTTCTAAGGAAGAAGAATGGAAAATTTCAAGATGTGATCGTCCAGCGAAATAAGGAGGTTGACAAGCTAGAGGAACAGCTGAAACTCAAAGGCACAGAATGTGCAAAGAACGGTAAAGTTATTCGAGAACTGAGGAATGAAATAGTCGATAACGAGGTATATTGTGGCGTTCTCGAAGAAAAGGTGAAAAttcaggaagaagaaggagagaaaacGAAGCAGCTGGTTTCAGACCTCAAAGAAAACCTACAAgagtttcaagatgaagttagtTTTCTTCGTGCCAGAAATTGTGATCTTCAGAGCAGGCTGGAAAGAATGGCGCACGAGAATTTAGGTCTGGAGAGGAAGGTGCAAATACTTCAAGATGGAAATCAACACCTTCAAAAGGATCTGGCTCTTAAGGAATCGCAGATTGTCGCATCGATGGAAGCGCTGCACGATGAAAGGAGGAAAAATGAGATCCTGGCAGAAGAGCTGCTAGTGATGAAAAAGTGGATCGCAGAATTAgcaggagaaaaggaaaaaataaacgattcACTCGTGGAAAAAGATTGCGACATTAGCTCATTAGTTGAAGAtatggaaatagagagagagaagaatcgcCTTCTGGCTGAAGAACTCCAAGTGCTAAGAAACTGGATCGCTGAGTTAGCAGGAGAAAAGGAGAAACTGAAAGAGAGATTGGCAGAAAAGGAAATGGAAGCAAATGCGGTTGAAAAAGTCGCAGAACTGCTTGAAACGACGAAAGAAAAAGTGATAGCACGCGAGAGTACCTTGAAACAGGTACGGGAACGGCTTGGAGAGGCagaagaaaatgaggaaataaaaagatCTTCTCcagaggaaaatgaagaagaagacgattcGGACAAAGTTAATGAAGTGGAGTCAGAAGTCACCCAGAACAGTGGAGGATATTCTCAGGAAGCAGACGAAAAAGGAGAGTTAGAACTAGAGAACGTAAATCAGGAGGACGTGGAAGTCAAAGAGGACAATAAAGAGGAAAGAGTAGAAGTGGAAGAATGTCCTCAAACTAAtaacgaagaaaacaataaagtgaACACGAAAAAGACCCGCAACAAGAAGAGAAGaaacaagaagaagagaaagcCTCCTGGAGAAGAGGACAGCAGCAGGTTGTGCGTGGTCCAGTCTATGGTCCTTCAAACGCACAATGAAAACTTGCACAGTATCATGTTACCTGCTGAATTCCAGGAGCTCCTccagaaaaatgaaaagggtCTCGCCTTCGTCAAATGTAAGAACAAAGTCGTGCTCAACTTCATGCACCATGACAAGGCTCATGTACGAGCTGTGCTTAGCAGATGTTCCAAATCTACTGCTGAGGAAGTTCTCGTTGATCTCCAGAAATTGCTTCTGAGGATTCTAAAATAG